A portion of the Chloroflexota bacterium genome contains these proteins:
- a CDS encoding antibiotic biosynthesis monooxygenase: MIVVAAKLKAVEGKGDELEQEFRKLAPKVLQDPGTISYVVHRKVDAPNEFFVYEKYESGEALKLHGSTEHFKEFSKAIASLLDGRPEFGVYNELA, translated from the coding sequence ATGATAGTTGTGGCTGCGAAACTAAAGGCAGTAGAAGGCAAAGGAGATGAACTCGAGCAGGAATTCCGGAAGCTTGCACCCAAAGTCCTTCAGGACCCGGGCACTATAAGCTATGTCGTTCACCGCAAAGTGGATGCCCCGAATGAGTTCTTTGTGTATGAGAAATATGAGAGCGGGGAAGCTTTAAAGCTCCATGGCTCGACAGAGCACTTCAAGGAGTTTTCCAAGGCTATCGCCTCTCTGCTGGATGGACGCCCTGAGTTTGGGGTATACAACGAGCTTGCCTGA